The Plasmodium chabaudi chabaudi strain AS genome assembly, chromosome: 14 genome contains the following window.
ATTGTCGAGAAATACTATGCTAAACTTACTCTCGactttcaaataaataagaaaataacAGAGGAAGTTGCAATCATACCATCAAAAAGAATGAAAAACAAGGTTGCTGGTTTCGTTACACatttaatgaaaagaaTTCAAAAAGGACCAGTTAGAGGTATTAGTTTAAAACTTCAAGAAGAAGAAAGAGAAAGACGTTTGGATTTCGTACCTGAAAAATCTCAAATCGATGTTaatgtaatatatgtaGAACCTGATACTGTAAGAATGATTAAATCTTTGGGAATTAATATAAGCAACATGAAAATCCACAACCCAATGATTAATACAAATCACCAAAAACAAAACAGAATGAATACCCAATACTAAAATAGtgtattaaatatgtaaattacGCAATCTATgcatttttgtatatatgaatgTTGAAGtggtaataaaaaattttaaatatatcagtAGATTTAGAAGAAAATTGCATCCAAGTTGAGATTTttcgaaaaataaaaatatactatatagagagaataaacaaaatagcACATTATTATGCTcgtaattattttttttatcctGCTCTTATATAACTGAATattatgtgcatatataaacaagatatttaaaatttttttatcaacgTCTTActtatgaataaaatatttttattcatgattaactttttttacaaatgcATTTGaacttttaaattaaaaattatttatttaaaaattatgctaaaaaaataataacattgCTTTATAGCAATAATAACAGTAGAAATGTGTGTAACATTTATGAAAACGATAATAATTGGGTATTGTcgtaacaaaataatattcacaaaagctaaatatttatatgcaaattattatttatagttcttatactattttattatgatagaataaattatcctttttattattatttcattttttaaatgttttttgtttatatgtTGAAATGTATATtgtaaaatcaaaaaaaatcgaaaggtaaaacatatacaatatatgtatgcatatatatagaaagtCCGACaaaggtatatatatatacattaacTATGCATATTTAGTTGAAAATGctgctattttttattacaaaaattcaaatggaaaatatatgtattaaataaatgatggtatatatgaaaaataatacacacAAACGTATTCATTTTAAGTGGATTGATCATCGCGTAATAAATAGGCAATcattatatgcatagtAACGAAAggatgaatatataaattcaatACAATTCATTATGAATGTAAAATcgaataaattaataataacaataataattattttgttcgtTCTTTTTTGATGCTTTTGATAAACGGGGGCTAAATCATAGCTcgatatcatttttattcaagTCATCAAAGTTTAATTTTTGACCCCATAAATTTTCCCATATTTGTAAGAGATCATTTGTTGCGGTTTCAAAATGTGATGTTGCATCATAGGAGGAtgtaacaaatatattatcctTTGGCTTTGGATTCGTGGATACATATAAGTctgatattttaataaatttttcgTCAATTGGTCCTAGCAATTCCAATGCCTTTTCAATTTCTTTCGTTGGGTTATTAGTTTCAACAGTAGCTGAAACAATGGCTATATATTTACCTTTATATGAAACACCATGTTGAAATGAAACTAAgttaacatatatatcacTCTTTCTATTTAATTGATTTTGTggtataataatttggcAACTATTAATATCATTTGTTTCTGGTATTGGATTActtaatatacatatgcatcTAATAACTTGCCCAATcttttgaattttattttctaaatgCATAACATAACTTGGATCACAAATGACCTTATCACAATATGCAACTTCTCCGTCACTGGATTTTATACCACATACttgtttattatcattatatataaaatcagTCACATTCTTATTAAGCATAAATGTACCTCCATTTATTGCACACATTCGTGAAAACCCTTCTGGTATTCCACCAAGTCCATATAatggatatataaatgGTGATTTACCAAAAGCTGAAATAGAATGcatgtataattttattctttctaatgttatatatgctggctgttttaaataatcatcatttaaatataatgcaaCAGCATGTCCTAAGAAATCAATAGTTAACTGgcataaattaaaatacttatatatatccatcATGCTCAATCTATATGGGTCTAAGTTATCCCAAGTACTTTTATCATTAGCATTCCATTCACTAACATACTggtaaaaatttttacatcgatttttttccattaaGGACAATAATGGTGATACTAATGCTTCCATATCTGTTGATGGAACtttatgtataaatttttcCGAAAACAacaaactttttttttgatgttGATATACATAAGATCCTTCAACAACTAGCCATtctaaataatttgttactcttgttttttttaaaattttcactAAATTTCCTCCaactaaaataaatttgggAATAAGATCAACATTCCAATGTCTGTTTTCTCCATATTTGCTTGGAATCATTTCACCTATAATAAAgggaaagaaaaagaaattatattagCTGTATACTATGGTGATACATCACTTTTAATAACCGTATCAAGCATAAAAGTATATGCATGCATATTTGCTATTTTTCAACAATTTTCCctttatatacacatattcattatgcttatttttttattacgtGGCTTAAAGGTGTTATATAAGTTGGTTAAATTGAGAGAAGCAGTT
Protein-coding sequences here:
- a CDS encoding 40S ribosomal protein S17, putative is translated as MGRVRTKTIKRAARQIVEKYYAKLTLDFQINKKITEEVAIIPSKRMKNKVAGFVTHLMKRIQKGPVRGISLKLQEEERERRLDFVPEKSQIDVNVIYVEPDTVRMIKSLGINISNMKIHNPMINTNHQKQNRMNTQY
- a CDS encoding rab specific GDP dissociation inhibitor, putative, producing MNEHYDVIILGTGLKECILSGLLSHYGKKILVLDRNPYYGGETASLNLTNLYNTFKPREMIPSKYGENRHWNVDLIPKFILVGGNLVKILKKTRVTNYLEWLVVEGSYVYQHQKKSLLFSEKFIHKVPSTDMEALVSPLLSLMEKNRCKNFYQYVSEWNANDKSTWDNLDPYRLSMMDIYKYFNLCQLTIDFLGHAVALYLNDDYLKQPAYITLERIKLYMHSISAFGKSPFIYPLYGLGGIPEGFSRMCAINGGTFMLNKNVTDFIYNDNKQVCGIKSSDGEVAYCDKVICDPSYVMHLENKIQKIGQVIRCICILSNPIPETNDINSCQIIIPQNQLNRKSDIYVNLVSFQHGVSYKGKYIAIVSATVETNNPTKEIEKALELLGPIDEKFIKISDLYVSTNPKPKDNIFVTSSYDATSHFETATNDLLQIWENLWGQKLNFDDLNKNDIEL